From Chryseobacterium shandongense, the proteins below share one genomic window:
- the atpH gene encoding ATP synthase F1 subunit delta — MLTSKVAKRYAQGLLDFTTESGQTATVFSEMKDVVKIMTESQDLRKFFLTPYIDSKKKIEVASEIFKGLSSSSRNIITLVIRHGRENQLKNIAQEFINKVEDINGVQRVTLTTATEISKENIDQILKSTNLVKADSNFDLKVNVNPRILGGYILRVGDQLVDASVKSKLNQVKKDFQLN, encoded by the coding sequence ATGCTTACATCTAAAGTAGCTAAAAGATACGCACAAGGTTTACTTGATTTCACAACAGAATCAGGGCAAACGGCTACTGTATTTTCTGAAATGAAAGATGTAGTGAAGATCATGACTGAATCTCAGGATTTAAGAAAATTCTTCCTTACCCCGTACATCGATTCTAAAAAGAAAATAGAAGTAGCAAGCGAGATTTTTAAAGGTTTATCTTCATCGTCTAGAAATATCATTACTTTGGTAATCAGACACGGAAGAGAAAATCAGCTGAAAAATATTGCTCAGGAATTCATCAACAAAGTTGAAGACATCAATGGAGTACAAAGAGTAACTCTTACGACTGCAACTGAGATTTCAAAAGAAAATATCGATCAGATTCTAAAATCTACCAATCTTGTAAAAGCTGATTCGAATTTTGATTTGAAAGTAAATGTAAATCCGAGAATTCTGGGAGGTTATATATTAAGAGTAGGAGACCAGTTAGTTGATGCTT